In Rhodamnia argentea isolate NSW1041297 chromosome 4, ASM2092103v1, whole genome shotgun sequence, the following proteins share a genomic window:
- the LOC115736114 gene encoding disease resistance protein RUN1-like, with the protein MAKNLKVLNLRGCEGITRTPDFSGCLSLARLSFYNCINLVEIDCFIGKLKCLIHLNLKECIFARRNQKANKSEALCFSSGCFQKLPDSFGNLTSLKELDLSNIQIECLPESIGDKKFLSVLNLRYTPIKKLPETIGKLVRLESLSLFGCLELEKLPDSIGRLESLQELNLSSTKIVELPDLIGNLKKLKVILMENTPIRKLPSTIGMLKNLEELHASGCEELSVEIPSELGALSSLKILGLSDAYISGVPTTINHIPELERLDLTGCNDVQELPELPKSLIYLHFQSSALQIVPDLSNLTNLVNLLLSDGSEDVLQASLELLPSSSLGWIRWLSKPKKLELSLSNIPVPPTELRLSQSQLQEIELSGLEQLKALTVSKCELLERLFILGSLKKLKELWVLECPKLVEIEGLEALESLEEIYVQYCDSIERLDGLSNSKLLKLLDISDCYELRAVEGLSGLESLNALLVLECSSLEKLIISSSLEKLKQLEVSGCPKLIEIPGLGALESLETLAIEKCRFISQLCDLSNLQMLKSLSIDGCHKLRAIDGIDE; encoded by the coding sequence AtggcaaaaaatttgaaagttctaaacctCAGAGGTTGTGAAGGCATAACTAGAACACCAGACTTCTCTGGATGCTTGAGTCTAGCGAGGCTGAGTTTCTATAATTGCATAAACTTGGTTGAAATTGACTGCTTCATTGGGAAGCTAAAGTGCCTGATTCACCTAAATCTTAAAGAGTGCATTTTTGCCCGAAGAAATCAGAAGGCTAATAAATCTgaagcactttgcttttccagTGGATGTTTTCAGAAGCTCCCAGATTCATTTGGGAATTTGACATCACTGAAGGAGTTGGATCTGTCAAACATACAAATTGAATGCCTTCCTGAGTCTATTGGTGATAAGAAGTTTCTATCTGTCCTTAATCTAAGGTACACACCAATTAAGAAACTTCCAGAGACTATTGGGAAGCTTGTGAGACTtgagtctctttctctctttgggTGCTTAGAGTTGGAAAAACTCCCGGACTCAATTGGGAGGCTAGAGTCTTTGCAGGAGTTGAATCTATCCAGTACTAAAATTGTTGAGTTGCCAGATTTGATTGGAAATCTGAAGAAGTTGAAAGTGATATTGATGGAAAATACTCCAATAAGGAAATTGCCCAGTACTATTGGAATGTTAAAGAATCTGGAAGAGCTACATGCTAGTGGTTGCGAAGAATTAAGTGTTGAAATTCCGAGTGAACTTGGTGCATTGTCCTCTTTGAAAATCCTTGGACTATCAGATGCCTATATTTCTGGAGTGCCGACGACAATCAATCATATTCCCGAGCTTGAAAGACTGGACTTGACAGGTTGTAATGATGTTCAAGAATTGCCAGAGCTTCCAAAAAGTCTGATCTATCTGCATTTTCAATCATCGGCATTGCAGATAGTTCCGGATCTCTCAAACTTGACTAATCTTGTCAATTTGCTCTTATCTGATGGCTCTGAAGATGTGCTTCAAGCTTCATTGGAACTATTGCCAAGTTCTAGCTTAGGGTGGATTAGGTGGTTATCCAAACCGAAGAAGTTGGAACTGTCCCTTTCTAATATCCCTGTACCACCGACTGAGTTACGACTTTCTCAATCTCAGCTTCAAGAAATTGAACTCAGTGGACTCGAACAACTGAAAGCATTGACAGTGAGTAAATGTGAACTCCTTGAGAGGTTATTCATCCTGGGAAGCTTAAAGAAGCTTAAAGAGTTGTGGGTACTAGAATGTCCGAAGTTAGTTGAGATTGAAGGTCTGGAGGCCTTAGAGTCCTTGGAAGAAATATATGTACAGTATTGTGATTCCATCGAAAGGTTAGACGGGCTATCAAACTCAAAGTTGCTGAAGCTTTTGGATATATCAGACTGCTATGAGCTTCGTGCTGTTGAGGGCCTCAGCGGGTTAGAATCTTTGAATGCATTACTTGTTCTTGAGTGCAGTTCACTGGAGAAACTAATTATTTCTTCAAGCTTAGAGAAGCTAAAACAGTTGGAGGTGTCAGGATGTCCGAAGCTGATTGAGATTCCTGGTCTCGGTGCATTGGAATCATTGGAGACTTTAGCCATTGAAAAGTGTCGATTCATTAGCCAACTATGTGATTTATCGAACTTGCAGATGCTGAAGTCTTTGTCAATCGACGGATGCCATAAGCTACGAGCTATTGATGGCATTGACGAGTAA
- the LOC115736113 gene encoding putative disease resistance protein RGA3, whose protein sequence is MDGSYPKLLEGWRNWRGFISVSARGLEGEIPPEIGGLSYLKVLDLCGTRICHVPSTINMLSCLSTLDLTSCNEITELPELPASLVILRVESRSLQVVPNLSNLSNLEELFLSDGADYGVLPYGSECRLRRCDLGWIGRLSKLKKFELRLFNVAAPPTELGDLSLLENLSLHRLDLQALQLLPPSLSYLKLDNLNTGVSQLSNLKFLSSLTLCFSKLREIELNGLLQLHRLSLTACLLKRLSIPSSLRTLSVFNCPKLMEITGMLESLEELSIHSCNSFERLGCDEVGSLGVLDPSESSSSALSCYAPGVLLTDALKKLKRLEMIRCEGLVEIRVVGMLLSLQDVIIRNCDGMEKFSISPLKNLQNMVISDCRKLRVVEGLDELEFLVNLELSRCPSLEISLDISNSKIQDKCLIKVCQCGESLGTSHHRTFKRYKKMIL, encoded by the coding sequence ATGGATGGGAGTTACCCAAAGCTATTGGAAGGTTGGAGAAACTGGAGGGGCTTTATCTCGGTCAGTGCCAGAGGCTTGGAAGGCGAAATTCCTCCTGAAATAGGAGGCCTATCTTATCTAAAAGTCCTAGATTTATGCGGGACCAGAATCTGTCATGTTCCGAGCACAATCAACATGCTTTCTTGCCTCTCGACACTTGACTTAACATCATGTAATGAGATTACAGAGTTGCCTGAGCTTCCAGCGAGTTTAGTCATTTTGCGTGTTGAATCTCGCTCACTGCAGGTAGTCCCAAATCTCTCCAATCTTTCTAATCTGGAAGAGTTGTTCCTGTCTGATGGCGCTGACTATGGAGTCTTGCCATATGGCTCTGAATGTCGACTGCGCAGATGTGACTTGGGGTGGATTGGAAGGCTATCCAAACTAAAGAAGTTTGAGTTGCGTCTTTTCAATGTCGCTGCACCGCCTACAGAGTTGGGTGACCTTTCTCTTCTGGAAAATCTTAGTTTGCATAGACTAGACCTGCAAGCCCTGCAGCTGCTACCACCTTCTTTATCTTATTTGAAACTTGACAATTTGAACACGGGAGTATCCCAGCTATCCAACTTGAAATTCCTGTCCAGCTTGACACTATGTTTCTCTAAATTGCGAGAAATTGAACTCAATGGACTTTTGCAATTGCATCGGTTATCGTTGACCGCCTGTCTTCTTAAGAGATTGTCCATACCATCTAGCTTAAGGACACTGAGTGTATTCAATTGCCCCAAGCTGATGGAGATTACTGGTATGTTGGAATCACTAGAGGAATTATCAATCCACTCCTGCAACTCATTTGAAAGGTTAGGATGTGATGAGGTAGGATCACTTGGGGTCCTCGATCCATCAGAGTCTTCTTCAAGTGCGCTGAGCTGTTATGCGCCAGGAGTACTTCTCACTGATGCTTTAAAGAAACTAAAACGACTGGAGATGATTAGATGCGAAGGCCTAGTTGAGATTCGAGTCGTAGGTATGTTGTTATCATTGCAAGACGTCATCATTCGCAATTGCGATGGCATGGAAAAGTTTAGCATATCGCCCCTGAAGAACCTTCAGAATATGGTCATCAGTGATTGCCGTAAGCTGCGGGTTGTTGAGGGCCTCGACGAACTAGAGTTTCTGGTTAATTTAGAGCTCTCCCGTTGTCCTTCACTGGAAATATCGCTCGACATATCGAACTCAAAAATACAGGATAAGTGCCTAATAAAAGTTTGTCAGTGCGGGGAGTCGCTTGGCACTTCACATCATAGGACCTTCAAGCGTTACAAAAAGATGATTCTTTAG